The Meiothermus sp. genome segment AGGCATACCTGCGCACCCAGCCCAGGGCCTCGGCCTTGGAGGGGTCTACCGAGTAGCGGTAGTCGTGGCCGGGGCGGTCGGCCACAAAGCGTTTGAGGGTGGGCGGTTTGCCGAGGATTTCCAGGATGGCATCGGCCACCTGTACCCCAGAAATTTGCTCGCGGGCGCCGAGGTTGTAGGCTTGGCCCGAGACCCCCCGGTGCAGCACCAGGTCAATGCCCGAGGCGTGGTCGTAGGCGTGCATGTAGTCGCGCACCGCCGAGCCATCGCCATAGAGCGGCAGGGGTTTGTCTTCCAGTGCATTGGTGATGAACAGAGGGATAATCTTCTCGGGGTACTGGTAGGGGCCGTAGGTGTTGGAACCCCGCGTTACCACCACATCCAGGCCGTGCGAGATGCCGTGGGCAAAAACCAGGTGTTCGGCCCCGGCCTTGGAGGCCGAGTAGGGCGAGCGAGGGCGGAAGGGGTCGGCCTCGAGGGAGTGGTGGTCGGTGCCGTGGAGGTCGCCGTAGACCTCGTCGGTGGAGACCTGCAAAAAGCGTTTCACCCCTTCCTGGCGGGCGGCCTCGAGCAGCACCAGGGTACCCTCCACGTTGGTGCGCACAAAAGCGCCGGGATCCAAAAGACTGCGATCCACATGGCTCTCGGCGGCAAAGTTGAGCACCGCATCGGCCCCCCGCAGGGCTTTGTGGGCATCGGCGGGGTTGGCAATATCACCCTGGATGAACTCAATCCGGTTCATTACGGGCTCGAGGTTTTCCAGGTTTCCCGCATAAGTCAGCTTATCCAGCACTACAATCTGCCAGTCTGGGTGGGTGCTCAGCGCATAGTGCACGTAGTTGGCC includes the following:
- the rfbB gene encoding dTDP-glucose 4,6-dehydratase, coding for MNFKRVVVTGGAGFIGANYVHYALSTHPDWQIVVLDKLTYAGNLENLEPVMNRIEFIQGDIANPADAHKALRGADAVLNFAAESHVDRSLLDPGAFVRTNVEGTLVLLEAARQEGVKRFLQVSTDEVYGDLHGTDHHSLEADPFRPRSPYSASKAGAEHLVFAHGISHGLDVVVTRGSNTYGPYQYPEKIIPLFITNALEDKPLPLYGDGSAVRDYMHAYDHASGIDLVLHRGVSGQAYNLGAREQISGVQVADAILEILGKPPTLKRFVADRPGHDYRYSVDPSKAEALGWVRRYAFLGEGLRETVQWYVQNRAWWQRVRAKKEHQSLMQTWYEGR